From the Calonectris borealis chromosome 12, bCalBor7.hap1.2, whole genome shotgun sequence genome, one window contains:
- the SIAH1 gene encoding E3 ubiquitin-protein ligase SIAH1 isoform X3, which translates to MTGRSVSSFLHSWKGVLCACLPGGKTSKGKVHRFLLIFLPCSFGWSPVVEEMSRQTATALPTGTSKCTPSQRVPALTGTTASNNDLASLFECPVCFDYVLPPILQCQSGHLVCSNCRPKLTCCPTCRGPLGSIRNLAMEKVANSVLFPCKYASSGCEITLPHTEKADHEELCEFRPYSCPCPGASCKWQGSLDAVMPHLMHQHKSITTLQGEDIVFLATDINLPGAVDWVMMQSCFGFHFMLVLEKQEKYDGHQQFFAIVQLIGTRKQAENFAYRLELNGHRRRLTWEATPRSIHEGIATAIMNSDCLVFDTSIAQLFAENGNLGINVTISMC; encoded by the exons ATGACGGGGAGATCTGTCTCCAGCTTTCTGCATTCGTGGAAGGGGGTCTTGTGTGCATGCTTGCCGGGAGGTAAAACCAGCAAGGGGAA GGTTCACAGATTCCtgctcattttccttccctgctcaTTTGGATGGTCCCCGGTTGTGGAAG aaatgAGCCGTCAGACTGCTACAGCACTACCTACAGGTACTTCAAAGTGTACGCCATCACAGAGGGTGCCTGCACTGACTGGCACTACAGCTTCCAATAATGACTTGGCTAGTCTCTTTGAGTGTCCTGTATGTTTTGACTATGTGCTGCCACCAATTCTTCAGTGTCAGAGCGGCCATCTTGTTTGTAGCAACTGTCGCCCCAAACTTACGTGCTGTCCAACTTGCCGAGGCCCGCTGGGCTCCATTCGTAACCTGGCTATGGAGAAAGTTGCCAATTCTGTACTATTCCCATGTAAATATGCCTCTTCCGGATGTGAGATAACTTTGCCACACACAGAAAAAGCAGACCATGAGGAGCTGTGTGAGTTTAGGCCTTATTCCTGTCCATGTCCCGGTGCTTCATGTAAATGGCAAGGTTCTCTGGATGCTGTAATGCCACATCTGATGCATCAACATAAGTCAATTACAACACTTCAGGGAGAAGATATAGTGTTCCTTGCTACAGACATTAATCTTCCTGGTGCTGTTGACTGGGTTATGATGCAGTCTTGTTTTGGCTTTCATTTCATGTTAGTattggagaaacaggaaaaatatgaTGGTCACCAGCAGTTCTTTGCAATTGTACAGCTGATAGGAACCCGCAAGCAAGCAGAAAACTTTGCTTATCGACTTGAGTTAAATGGTCATAGGCGGCGATTGACTTGGGAAGCAACTCCTCGATCTATTCACGAGGGAATTGCAACAGCCATTATGAATAGTGACTGTCTAGTCTTTGACACCAGCATTGCACAGCTCTTTGCAGAAAATGGCAATTTAGGCATCAATGTAACTATATCCATGTGTTGA
- the SIAH1 gene encoding E3 ubiquitin-protein ligase SIAH1 isoform X1, giving the protein MTGRSVSSFLHSWKGVLCACLPGGKTSKGKEMSRQTATALPTGTSKCTPSQRVPALTGTTASNNDLASLFECPVCFDYVLPPILQCQSGHLVCSNCRPKLTCCPTCRGPLGSIRNLAMEKVANSVLFPCKYASSGCEITLPHTEKADHEELCEFRPYSCPCPGASCKWQGSLDAVMPHLMHQHKSITTLQGEDIVFLATDINLPGAVDWVMMQSCFGFHFMLVLEKQEKYDGHQQFFAIVQLIGTRKQAENFAYRLELNGHRRRLTWEATPRSIHEGIATAIMNSDCLVFDTSIAQLFAENGNLGINVTISMC; this is encoded by the exons ATGACGGGGAGATCTGTCTCCAGCTTTCTGCATTCGTGGAAGGGGGTCTTGTGTGCATGCTTGCCGGGAGGTAAAACCAGCAAGGGGAAAG aaatgAGCCGTCAGACTGCTACAGCACTACCTACAGGTACTTCAAAGTGTACGCCATCACAGAGGGTGCCTGCACTGACTGGCACTACAGCTTCCAATAATGACTTGGCTAGTCTCTTTGAGTGTCCTGTATGTTTTGACTATGTGCTGCCACCAATTCTTCAGTGTCAGAGCGGCCATCTTGTTTGTAGCAACTGTCGCCCCAAACTTACGTGCTGTCCAACTTGCCGAGGCCCGCTGGGCTCCATTCGTAACCTGGCTATGGAGAAAGTTGCCAATTCTGTACTATTCCCATGTAAATATGCCTCTTCCGGATGTGAGATAACTTTGCCACACACAGAAAAAGCAGACCATGAGGAGCTGTGTGAGTTTAGGCCTTATTCCTGTCCATGTCCCGGTGCTTCATGTAAATGGCAAGGTTCTCTGGATGCTGTAATGCCACATCTGATGCATCAACATAAGTCAATTACAACACTTCAGGGAGAAGATATAGTGTTCCTTGCTACAGACATTAATCTTCCTGGTGCTGTTGACTGGGTTATGATGCAGTCTTGTTTTGGCTTTCATTTCATGTTAGTattggagaaacaggaaaaatatgaTGGTCACCAGCAGTTCTTTGCAATTGTACAGCTGATAGGAACCCGCAAGCAAGCAGAAAACTTTGCTTATCGACTTGAGTTAAATGGTCATAGGCGGCGATTGACTTGGGAAGCAACTCCTCGATCTATTCACGAGGGAATTGCAACAGCCATTATGAATAGTGACTGTCTAGTCTTTGACACCAGCATTGCACAGCTCTTTGCAGAAAATGGCAATTTAGGCATCAATGTAACTATATCCATGTGTTGA
- the SIAH1 gene encoding E3 ubiquitin-protein ligase SIAH1 isoform X2 — protein sequence MSRQTATALPTGTSKCTPSQRVPALTGTTASNNDLASLFECPVCFDYVLPPILQCQSGHLVCSNCRPKLTCCPTCRGPLGSIRNLAMEKVANSVLFPCKYASSGCEITLPHTEKADHEELCEFRPYSCPCPGASCKWQGSLDAVMPHLMHQHKSITTLQGEDIVFLATDINLPGAVDWVMMQSCFGFHFMLVLEKQEKYDGHQQFFAIVQLIGTRKQAENFAYRLELNGHRRRLTWEATPRSIHEGIATAIMNSDCLVFDTSIAQLFAENGNLGINVTISMC from the coding sequence atgAGCCGTCAGACTGCTACAGCACTACCTACAGGTACTTCAAAGTGTACGCCATCACAGAGGGTGCCTGCACTGACTGGCACTACAGCTTCCAATAATGACTTGGCTAGTCTCTTTGAGTGTCCTGTATGTTTTGACTATGTGCTGCCACCAATTCTTCAGTGTCAGAGCGGCCATCTTGTTTGTAGCAACTGTCGCCCCAAACTTACGTGCTGTCCAACTTGCCGAGGCCCGCTGGGCTCCATTCGTAACCTGGCTATGGAGAAAGTTGCCAATTCTGTACTATTCCCATGTAAATATGCCTCTTCCGGATGTGAGATAACTTTGCCACACACAGAAAAAGCAGACCATGAGGAGCTGTGTGAGTTTAGGCCTTATTCCTGTCCATGTCCCGGTGCTTCATGTAAATGGCAAGGTTCTCTGGATGCTGTAATGCCACATCTGATGCATCAACATAAGTCAATTACAACACTTCAGGGAGAAGATATAGTGTTCCTTGCTACAGACATTAATCTTCCTGGTGCTGTTGACTGGGTTATGATGCAGTCTTGTTTTGGCTTTCATTTCATGTTAGTattggagaaacaggaaaaatatgaTGGTCACCAGCAGTTCTTTGCAATTGTACAGCTGATAGGAACCCGCAAGCAAGCAGAAAACTTTGCTTATCGACTTGAGTTAAATGGTCATAGGCGGCGATTGACTTGGGAAGCAACTCCTCGATCTATTCACGAGGGAATTGCAACAGCCATTATGAATAGTGACTGTCTAGTCTTTGACACCAGCATTGCACAGCTCTTTGCAGAAAATGGCAATTTAGGCATCAATGTAACTATATCCATGTGTTGA